The Elaeis guineensis isolate ETL-2024a chromosome 5, EG11, whole genome shotgun sequence DNA segment ACAGGTTGGTCAGAAATCAAATCCAACTCTTTTTGTTCTTGACCTCAACAATTGCCCATGCAATAGGAAAAATATCATCATTCCATCTCTCCCAATAGTTGATAGAAGTTGTCCTCTTATAGCTCTTTTCAAGTGGCATCCATCTAAGCCAATAATGGGTTTGCATTCATCAAGAAAGCCCCTCTTATAAGCATGAAGGCAAACATAGAATCTTTGGAACACGAGATGCTGTCCTTCTCTGGGCAATGAATTGATGAGCATGGTACTACTGGAGTTAGTCCTCTTAACAGCATCAAAAAACTCCTACAGCTTCCTTTATTGCTCCCTATTCGACCTATGAACTGCTAAGAGTGCCCTCTTCTTGGCCCCATAGGCTTGAGCCTTGGAGATCTATACCTTGACATCCCATGTAGGCTTCAGACAACCATCTCGAGTTCATAAAgtgattatcaaaatatcttccaTATTTATATTTGGGCTAAAACTTTCTAATCTGATAAGTGGATACCCTCTATAAGAGAGAGGCATGTATCCTccaactataattttttttgcacacaACAGTTACTCTCGCTTTTCATTGTGTTTGTACTCATAGTTAAATCCTTGTTCTATAGCATATTGCCTCAAAATCTTTCTAAACACTTTGATCGAAGCAAAAAGCATTCCCAACTTCAGATATATAGGCTTTGAAAAATCTATAATCTCATTAAACTCTGGGAAGCTAGACTTATCTGTTGAAATTTCGTATtaaggcatgcatgtgtgttttaaaattttttttctaaacaatgctacgaaatagaagattaaaatactatttaatctaaatcatacatgcataaaatataaaatacatggatctacttcatatgctaaaattgaacacatATTGAATTTcatactaaaattaaatatgtgatcgaatcacatatctgttttataattttttttcaaatctagatctgaaagagagtagttCTTTCTTAGCTGTAtaagtatccagcctctatggatatctactcaggatcagcttggaacagttctctttggtgttgatctttcttctctaagaacaatcatcctgcgaatctgaacaaagtctgAATCGTGATAAACttcttgatcctttccttgatctttttcttctcttcttctcttgctcttcttcctTTAATTATGAACCAATCAAGATTTGAGAATCAACAAAGAAAAGGGGATgctcaagctcctcttgggcatgaagatggagaatgcccaactcctttgggcgttagatccaaaggggagaagagagaggcaTGGGGGGATCTTGTGGAAGGTATGGACTGCTGGAAATCTAATGTAAACAGTCTTAGAGAAGATTCCTTTAAACAGGCAAaatatttgaatcctattcaaaatcaaatagccccttaatataagtcctacttgcattaggaatccttgtagccttagatatttgactccCTTCAGGAGATCGATTAggagccaactattggagcctttgcatccaTTTTTTCACACACCATATGGGGCCTAGGGggtgccccatgctggtcccatacgtcctcttttaagtgggcatgcccaacttgatcaaatcaagtggcgccctatgcaaacaatcaaaaaattgattaaagatttgaacctttaatgcatatgatccaaaatcttagacacccaataattggagcccaataaatctaattcattaaggttattagcagataattatctcaaattatttttatcaaataaaaaattcaagtgcaaaaaaaaaattgggttcaaccatgtgctagcaaggttatcttgaaccaaatatggtttctctaaacccaattgagacttcataaactcaattgcttattctagatctaatccctttattgtgtaaccttataggttcaattctatctgatagtgagatatataatgacctctatcatagtatcattgaaactcttttaaatGGGTCGGAATGATTTCACTttaactcattaaggattgtcgatcctgagtaaTCTTTGTAAgtcctcacaatccatcagtgacacctagcagtatatagtggcaacccaatagaaccgAAATAGAATCTCAAAgtgtagttcacatatgattcagtccctctattatgagtcctaactagatggcatgttatagataaatcgtcaaacctcatcatcagtcatatgatagattcaattagctcaaattcaattgtgatcctcataaaaattttttctattaatcatactgttgtggccactgactctcggacttagcttctcaaatctcataggactatttctcTCTACCAAGATCGATGATTCCATCTAAATgtatatcctactcctacagtggatcaactatcaccaacattcaTTACAAGAGCTCGATGAggccatatttatatgtcagtcaaactctaacagcctcactgcgagcagtcgaccatcacagatcaaaggatcattcacacagctacagcatcgagacaatcactgacgattgattaaaaatccaagtgatctcttgtatggtcacgctcagtactagttgttctctaacaactatccgtattcgtcgctcagtgtctctatacagtAAACTAAAGATGCATCTATCCAAAAAAANNNNNNNNNNNNNNNNNNNNNNNNNNNNNNNNNNNNNNNNNNNNNNNNNNNNNNNNNNNNNNNNNNNNNNNNNNNNNNNNNNNNNNNNNNNNNNNNNNNNTTTCGCTGATACTGTTAAGATGGAAAATGATGGTTGGGGCTATTTGCAATATTTAGAAAGTTTTGGGGGTATTTGTAACTTTTTTCTTTTGGATGTAAATGTAAAAGGACCAAACTTTAAGAGGTGTctctgtaaatttttttttttgcttccatcATTTTTTCAGAAAAGTGGATTAGCATGCTACGttgcatatttttttattatcataaaaattacAAAAACTAAATCATTGTTAAGCTTACAATGCACTTGTTGCACTATATTCATCCCATTTTTTTCTATGGTATGATAGCTAATGATACCATAATCTTTTTAAACAAAACAAGATGAAAAAAAATGCCATACATTTCATGAACAAAATTTGGATCACATTGAAAGATTCAAACTTTGTTTACAATGATAGCAATAATTTCATTTCTAAAGATAGTACTCCACATAAATATTCTGCAACAAGCTATATGGTACCAATTGCACAATCTTATCAGTTGCATAATCAGGATATACAGGTTTATTTGAATTTAAAGCTAATCATGGGTTGGGCCTCGGCCTAAACTTTTAGTACCTAAGCCTGACTTATGATGAGCTCTAGAATTGATTTGAGTGATCAAAAATTCTTCATCCAGTGCTTTGATAGAGAAAAAGTGCACTGCTTCATCAAAGTGAGCGACGTAGTATAATTAAAATGAGACAGTATTTAACATAGctccacttctttttttttaattttttcctaACAAAAATATCCTTTTCTATTAAGCATCATCTTTTACTCTATTTTGCTCATACTTAGCCAGGATGTCATAAATAATAACAAAACATCATAACAATCAACacgatatcataaaaaataatagaacatCATAATAATGACATCCATAATAATGGTAGAACATTCTTTTGCATCTTATGAACTATTATGGAAGTAATATTATTTGCACTACATGGCCAATCCGATGAAATAGTGTATTTTTTCTCCACTGAAGGATAATGGACAGATATTTAATGaagtttagttttttttttaaaaaaaaaatttgacgaaATATCTTTTCCTTCAAGACACAGAAAGTTATAATAACTAAAAGGATATCATCTAAAGAcacaaaaagttatatatattatttgggaTATCAAGGAATAaaaaaaagactattattatttcATAAGCCTTATATAACTTTCTATGAATTCTATGATATCTCGAATAATGTTATGATATTTTGTTGCTTGGTATGATATCCcacacccccctcccccccccataTTCAATGTATCGGCTATAAGCACAGATGCACGCATGAGCCCAAAGTTTAGCAATCATTGGACTTTGAGTATGGCCTCTTAGTAGAGGCTTGAAGCATAGAGAATTTATGTTAAATTGCTGCTGAATATGATTCTTCGAGTTGGCAGTGATGTATGAGGTTTATAGGAACATATATTAGCATTCAGCGTGCTAATATTGATAAGGATTAAATTCAACTACTTTGAGCTGCTATAAGGAGTTTTGGCCATAAAAAACCTCTTCATATAAATCTCATCCACCGTCAAAGCTGAGTCACACAAACTTTCATTTATTGAACGTTTTCTCTAGTAAAGGTGGGATCATAATCAATCTATGAATATTTCAAATGGTTAACAAATTTATGAAGCATGAGGACATTAATTTTGCTTATGCTTGGCCTAAGGTTGCATTGCATGACAACCACCTCATAGGTTACAACCAACATATTTTCTTCCTTTTAGCTTTtggtcataattttttatttggttaATGTTTTGAATCACCTAGCCTTTGCACTAAAAGCAAGTTTTACTTTTGTTTAGTTCCCTTTTTACTCATAAGAGGTTTTCTGTATTAGTTCTTGTGTTTTACAATTCTTCTTTTAGGAGGTGTTTGGTTGGGAAGAATTGAGATCTGGAATGAGAAttgaaatggatgactcccattctagCCACTTGATTAGAGGAGTtctattctgatttcgattttaaGGTGAAATAGAAATGGtccaatctatctaaaactcaatccTTATTCTCCCTTATGGactcaaattttcatttcaatttcgattccaaTCATGAACCAAATACTTCAGAAGATTTGACCATTTTGATTCCTATTGCAATCTATTATGATTcctattctgattctgatttcgatcTGAACCAAGCACTCTCTTAAAATCTAGACACAGTGACTACTCCATATCAGTGCaagcaaaaggaaaaacaaaggtCGTAAGCAAATGAATGTGAATGTCATTATAGCATCGACATTTGAAAATATAAAACACAATCAGTAACTCAAGTTTTAGTATACGTCTCATTCATATTGATTGCTACTAAAATATAGAAGTGAATACAGAAATTTTACTCTGTAGCCATATTTTTATAATACCACCATCCATAGgaaaatgataaaagaaaaagaaaacagttgGGTCAGTGCAAGTTCAGTATATTCAAGTCTTCAAATCTATTAGGTAGCATTTGGTTAATGAATACATAGGTCGAGCACTTGGATTTAAATTTATGgttgtcaaaaaatttttaaaaagctaCATAAGCAAAATCTAATCATTTCAATCAAACCTTTATACTTAGCATGTTAGGATTTAATGTCTCGAGATTCTGTTCATATTGAGTCACTGCGAGGTCTGCaacgacgaacggagtccaacgagcccaagatcaaTCCAAACGAAATTCAGATAGAGAAGTTATGCGCAGAAGAAACCCAAAGAGGTGGCATGACCCACGAGCGGTGGAGGCGGCGGCAGGCTGGTGGAGGCTATGGCGGCGTGAGCGCGCAGATGCATGGACGTGCATGGTGCGTGGCCCAGGCCCGAGCAGGCGCGCGGTGCGGCTAGGTCCAGGTGGGTGCACAGCGCGGCCCACACGAATTCCTCACACGATCCACATGCAGTGCGTGGATCGATGGTCCATGGGGACCCACATGGATCGGGCGGGCATTTCTTTTTGGTTTCGcatggtccacggtggaccgacgGACATTTCAAGTTGGTTTCTCATAATCTATGAGGATTTTCATGGATCGGATGCGTGATCCAACGGCTATAGATGGCTGCGGGTGAGATCTGATGGGCCTAGGAGCTGTTTGAGTGCTGTAAGGAGTCCAACATCAGTTTTGACTCCTAGTTCGGCTCGGATTCAAAGCTTTAAAGGTCTCTGTTGACAGAACAGAGAGAACATAGTGACAGGCATGGCTTTGGTTCGACAGAGATTGAAACCATAGAGCAAAGGGCAGTAGCAGCCAATAGAGAGCAGAAGTATAGGATACTTCAGGCAGACTGTCAGGCAGTAGACAGCAGTCACTTCAAGTGTTCATAGGGGTCTTTCTAAAGAGAAGCTTTTGTGAGAAAGACTTCTTGTGAGAGAGAGCTTAGGTGTATGAGAGTTGACggtatgatctcctcttataattttttctctgttctcatagtgaagcttgcatgctccaTGGAGGTGAGCCTTTTTTGGCTattcacgtatttgattatttttattttattttttctttcttttgttgcgatatgtggtatcgaaaaggtcctataaggtggtgtcctgatcagacatcccAATAAGTGATATCATAGCGAGACGACATCAGAATGCAGATTGCGATGGTGataagcaagattgaagatggagaagatagaatcaatcaagatgaagatcaacagatttgatggaaagagcaatttctccttgtggcaagcaaggatgaaggatgtgctcatccagtaaGGATTGATCGATTCTCTCTTGTAtgaggagaagccgactaccatggaggtgcaggattggagacggctccagatgcagacggtgagtacgatCTGCTTGTACCTAACGGATagatggtgatccatatgcttggtAAGACTTCTCCAATGGTGCTGTAGTCGAAGCTCAAAGAGTTGTACATGATGAAATCTTTCACCAACacctttctctggaggcagttctaccagctgtgAATGATTGAGAGACaggcgtgcaggagcatctcagtcactttcaGAAGATTCTTATCGATCTCCTCAACGTTGGCAAGAAAGTTGAGAAGAAGATCAGGGTGATGATCTTGCTAGCATTGCTTTCCTCTTCGTATGAGTCTTGGTGACTGTTCTTCTAgtgaggaagagcaccatcaagatagatgaaGTCACTACCAattcttcagaatgaggttctcaggaggagaATCCAGCTTCAGCTCAGGTGGCGGCAACTCAGCTTTGATAGTTTCTAAAGAGTAGGAGATGGTAGATGTGCAATAGAAGATCGCAATGAGGTGATCCAATCCAAGATGAGAGATTTGAgtaagatcagatgttatcgatgtgaCGAGTTGGAGTATCTACCAGAGATTGCTGTCAACTCAGAGATCAGGCGAGAGCTACTGCAGCGACGGTCAATAGTGAGTCAGAGGGTGATGTCCTgaaatatctgacgaggtatctacttcttttcagtagtgaattttagattctacatgcatctatcatgtatgttgcaaagaGAATAGTTTGACTTCTTGAAGAGCAGTGAGGAAACTATTTTCTACCGgatgatcgagctgtgcgatcagacaTCAGGATAGTTAGCTGGAGGAGATATGATGgtacagtgaggagattgagagatccgatacatatccgatttcagacagaatcttatctcactgagcagactggattgagagactacaggatggtagctgataGAGAAATCCTAAAGGTGTTGCATGATGATAGGGTTATTCTGGAGGGACAGAAGAGGACGAGAAGATATTACTACCTGATGGAGAGCCCAATACGAGGTGGAACTTCAAGAGCCAGAGGAGTCCAGAGTGAGATGGAGCTCTAGATGAAGGTGGATCAGGCACGAGATGCGAGACTCGAAAGGAGGAGAGACGATATCGtagggtgagattcctattgccgtaaGATGATATCCTAagcaggtctcaagtcaggaggaATACAGTATATGATAGAGATGGGATCGAACGATCTGGTTCGACTCCCATGTCTGTCCATCTATGATCAGTGGTGATTGCCCCAAGGTATGGGGTGAAGaaatccagaagctctcaaagttaggagaagatcgaatgtcgagtcgagatggagattgttaggatttgatgtcttgaGATCGATCCATACTAATCCCATAGTGAGGTCTGCGATGAttaacagagtccaacgagcctaagatcaGCCCAAATGGAGTTCAGATGGAGAAGTTACACGCGGAAGAAGTCCGAAAGAGATGGCACGACTCACGAGGTGACGGAGGCCGCGACGGCACGAGCGCCCGTGGCCTGGCCGTAAGCTCGCGGCCCAGCTCATGGATGCATGGGCATGCACAACCTGGGCCTCGGCAGGCATGTGCGAGGGCGCGGCCTAAGCCCAGGCGGGTGCACAGTGCGTGGACCGACAGTCCATGGGGACCCGCATGGATCAGGTGGGCATTTTTCCTTGATTTTgtgcggtccacgatggaccaacGGATGTTTCGGGCTGATTTTGCAAGGTCTATCGGGGTTTTCATAAACCGGATGCACGATCCAACAGCTGTAGGTGGCTGTAGGTGAGATCTGATGGGCCCAGGTTGTTCGGGTGCCGTGAGGAGTCCAACATCAGTTTTGGCTCCTATTTCGGCTCGGATTCAGGGCTTTAAAGGCCCCTATTGACAAAACAAAGAGAACATAACGATGGGCGTGGCTTTGGTTCGATAGAGACTGAAACCGTAGAGCAGAGGGCAGCAGCAGCCAACAGAGAGCAGAAGTATAGGATACTTCGGACAGACTGTCAGGCAGCGAACAGCGATCGCTTCAGAGATTCAAGAAGGTCTTCCtaaagagagcttttatgaggaagaGCTTTTTGTGAGGAAGagattggatgtacaagggttgagggtacgatcttctcttgtaattttttctcttttctcatagtgaagcttgcatgcgtCGTGGTGATGagtcttttttggctgatccacatatttgattatttatattttttttttctttctgttagGACGCGTAGCATCGAAAAAGTCCTGTGAAGTTAGTATCCTGACCAGATATCTCCAATAGAGCATATTTATTTCAAGCAAAAGCTATCATCAGCTATTTATGGTATTAAATCCTCGTTCATGCTCTCTCTTTCTGCGTAGACAAAAAACACTGACTGTACTACTCTGGAGCCAATCCAAATGCAGCTAAACGGAATCAGAAATTACTTGTAAGCGGCATAATTATTCCTAATCCCCTTATTCTTTTTGAGTAAACCAATCCCCTTGTTCTTATTCTGGAACAGAATACAGTCCAACTTTGTGGCAATCTGAATAGTAAAGGCTAAGTCCAACATCAGGTTTGTGGACAGCTTGATGCCCCCAAATTCTTCCATGTGGATGGTTCACGGTCACACCCTATGATCTTTTACCAATAGATCTccctcaataaaaaaaatatctacacTTGTGCTTACTTGGAACCCTCCCATTGGCCACCAAACGATAAGAAACGTGCGTCCCTAAAGGCACACCCCCCACTCAAAAGGGCTTATCACCGCCTCCCTTTTGTGTCCAATCCCCCTTCCTCCCTCATTGCACCATCCCATAGTTTGTCCCACCTGCCAACACTCCCTCCAATAACAAGAGATAGCCATGGCAACCACTCTGGCCGGTGTAAGCCTCTCCACCCCAAAGGTTGCCTCCAAGAAGGCAGAGCTCCCCAAGCTACAACCACTCCATGGGAGAATCCTCCCATGGGCCGCTGGCCACCGGACACCGATGGGCCGCCGCGTGGTGCTTGTGGCGAGCTCACCGACCCCTCCACGCATATCGGAGAAGGTGTCGGAGAGCATAAAGAAGGCGGAGGAGGCATGCGAAGACGATGCGGCGAGCGGCGAGTGCGCAGCAGCATGGGACGAAGTGGAGGAGCTCAGCGCGGCGGCGAGCCATGCACGCGACAAGCTCAAGGACTCCGACCCGCTGGAGAGTTACTGCAAGGACAACCCCGAGACCGAAGAGTGCCGCACCTACGAGGACTGAAGGCCACGCAAGGAAGAAGAAATAAGCATCCCTTAGTATagtaaagaagaagaaagtgggGTTGGTGCCTTGCTTGAGGGTGGCTAGGGTGCATGTAATCTTTAATTGGTGGCTTTGCATGGAGGGTTGAACAGTTTCTTACCTATGAAAATTTTCATGTTTTACGTGCTCTGTTATTACAGTATAGCATGGCATCATAGCATGGTCAATGATTGATTGATGATGGTGATCGTGGTAGATTTCTACTTGGTGAATCATGCTATATTTAGTGAATACTATGTTGTATTTTATTGCACACTGTTGACAGATACTTTTGCGTCTTACGTTCTGGTTATTTCGTTTGGCAGTCTTTTTGGTAAGGTACTGTGTGATTATTTTATTATTGGATGGGTTATACACAGGGTGTTATATGCAAAATTAAGGAAACACCGAAACAGCAAAGTGATCACATTGAAGGTCGGGGAATATGTGTTTTATGGTAACAGTTTTGGTCATGTCCAGCCCAATCAATAAGTAGGGTACTTTGTGGTTTGGGAGGTCTGATCAAGATCTCTCATCTAGTTTGGTCCAAGAAGAAAAGGATTCTAACTTCTAAGAAATCttgaagataaatttagatattgagTCTTTCTTATTAATTTGGGACCTTTTATTAGGATACGAAGCTGCATCATGTGGCTCTTTCTTATTATTTAAGGTGACTATTTCTTCAATTGAACTTGCAGCGAGCATGGTGGCAACATTCTCTGAACTATTAAAATAGACATTGACCTATTCTATCTTCCTTTTCTTGAtaaattgattatttttatttatattatcgaTGCGTAGTTTATGAAAAGCTTGTGAATTAAATTTCTATCATAGGGGTTCCTGCCACCCAGACACATCTTTCATATCCTAAGAGTGATGGGTTAGGCACTTGACCTCATTTGTATGGATTGTCATTGATAGTTGTTCATCATTCATCGATGTAACACTTTATTTATATTAACAGACATATTCAGATATGAATTACGTATTCTATAATTATTATGTTTTCtaattttagttattttaattcTTTCTGAATTTTTATAAATTCCCTGCATTTTTTAAAGCATAAATTTTCTGCTTTTAACTGAATTAATTGTTCTTCAAGGTCAAAATTCTGGTTGTGGTGTTTGACATTATGCACCAAATATCTTGACTAAACTGATATACATTATTTTGCCAAACAAGCTCAGACTTTGCGTTTTTAGATTCTTGCATGCTAGAGTTCAGCATCCAGGTTAAAATCTAGTTTTAATATATAAGATAGTTCATGAAATGTTTGCAAACATAATTAACACGGCCTCTAGATGGTCAATGCCTTGTTCCCCAAGGCCAAATTTCAATATCCATCATGGTTGAACAGCATTTCGAGGACAGATCTCGGTGTGCCTTGATCTCTTCAAGTAAATATTTGTTAATGGCAAACCATGATCAgagtgaaaagaaagaagagttaTTAGACTGATGTCACTAGTCCATGTCAATTTATGCATGCAATGATCATAAAAAGTTTGTGCATATTTAGTATAAAAGAATCCATTACCAAGATATGTCAGGGCATTTCTGCAATATTTTACAGAGGAAGACGAAGATGCCCCAAggtgtatctatttttttttttttcaaaaaaatttgtttTGGTAGGACAGGTGTATTGATTTTAAGGCTA contains these protein-coding regions:
- the LOC105045035 gene encoding calvin cycle protein CP12-1, chloroplastic produces the protein MATTLAGVSLSTPKVASKKAELPKLQPLHGRILPWAAGHRTPMGRRVVLVASSPTPPRISEKVSESIKKAEEACEDDAASGECAAAWDEVEELSAAASHARDKLKDSDPLESYCKDNPETEECRTYED